The following are encoded together in the Arcobacter aquimarinus genome:
- a CDS encoding type IV pili methyl-accepting chemotaxis transducer N-terminal domain-containing protein, whose product MKKNRISTKIKSIGILFFILMTSIITTTIYLNNKNEKDALIINIAGKQRMLSQNITKNIFYLYQNKEASFSELENSTTEFIYNLNSLRDGNQLSGIMKAPTDEIAKQLMKVEILWKSFHKNIEYFKELNQKNDSFTNLSLKKLIDTIYLTNPTLLEEIDNLVSMYTKHSEEKSTQLKYIQYFFALLLILLITYSFFELKTMEEQAKKFLEESKKVIEQNINEPLTPIKIDGENEIVEATKTVNHFINKINSVMSYSTNAIEYSKNASLKLEELTDEFDKVINELTNSNDLSKQLNKSEDIVIQSQEYLINSTKRLQELKNELDKILQTCNTMKSS is encoded by the coding sequence ATGAAAAAAAATAGGATAAGTACTAAAATAAAATCAATAGGAATACTATTTTTTATTTTAATGACAAGTATAATAACAACAACTATATATTTAAATAACAAAAATGAAAAAGATGCCTTAATTATAAATATTGCAGGAAAACAAAGAATGTTAAGCCAAAATATTACAAAAAATATTTTTTATTTATATCAAAATAAAGAAGCTTCATTTTCAGAACTTGAAAATTCAACTACAGAATTTATTTATAATCTTAACTCTTTGAGAGATGGAAATCAATTATCAGGTATTATGAAAGCTCCAACGGATGAAATAGCAAAACAATTGATGAAAGTTGAAATTTTGTGGAAAAGTTTTCATAAAAATATAGAATATTTTAAAGAGTTAAATCAAAAAAATGACTCTTTTACAAATTTATCTTTAAAAAAATTAATTGATACTATTTATCTAACTAACCCTACTTTATTAGAAGAGATAGATAATTTAGTATCTATGTATACTAAGCACAGTGAAGAAAAAAGTACGCAACTAAAATATATTCAATACTTTTTTGCTTTATTATTAATCTTATTAATAACTTATAGTTTTTTTGAATTAAAAACTATGGAAGAACAAGCTAAGAAGTTTTTAGAAGAGTCAAAAAAAGTAATTGAACAAAATATAAATGAACCTCTAACTCCAATAAAAATTGATGGAGAAAATGAAATAGTTGAAGCAACTAAAACAGTAAATCATTTCATAAATAAAATAAATTCAGTAATGAGCTATTCAACAAATGCTATTGAATATTCTAAAAATGCTTCTTTAAAACTTGAAGAATTAACAGATGAATTTGATAAGGTTATAAATGAATTAACAAATTCAAATGATTTATCAAAACAATTGAATAAAAGTGAAGATATAGTGATTCAATCTCAAGAATATTTAATAAATTCAACTAAAAGACTTCAAGAATTAAAAAATGAATTAGATAAAATTTTACAAACT
- a CDS encoding Crp/Fnr family transcriptional regulator, producing the protein MSLVETIKKISFFNNLNEEQLSIIASFSSISKYSSKSILFYESEVNQNLLFLVDGLLKIYKFDKFGNEIFLYHVYKNSMISELSSLNSNDIYCFSNAEFIDESTILSVNFEKLYEYFLSKNILTKELMENLLNKTQQLQCIINRELVFDATAKVAFMLNQDLEMFNKLKRQEVSFMLHIQPETLSRVLKKLSREEIINIENGDIVIINQNALSSIFKGIAV; encoded by the coding sequence GTGAGCTTAGTAGAAACCATCAAAAAAATAAGTTTTTTTAATAATTTAAATGAAGAACAACTATCAATAATTGCTTCATTTTCTTCTATTTCTAAATACTCTAGTAAATCTATATTATTTTACGAAAGTGAAGTTAATCAAAATCTTCTTTTTTTAGTTGATGGATTACTTAAAATATATAAATTTGATAAATTTGGAAATGAGATTTTTTTATATCACGTTTATAAAAATTCTATGATAAGTGAACTTTCATCTTTAAATAGTAATGATATTTACTGTTTCTCTAATGCAGAATTTATAGATGAATCAACTATATTATCTGTGAATTTTGAAAAACTTTATGAATACTTTTTATCCAAAAATATTTTAACTAAAGAGTTAATGGAAAATCTATTAAATAAAACTCAACAACTACAATGTATTATAAACAGAGAGTTAGTTTTTGATGCAACTGCAAAAGTTGCTTTTATGTTAAATCAAGATTTGGAAATGTTTAACAAACTAAAAAGACAAGAGGTCTCTTTTATGTTACATATTCAGCCAGAAACATTATCAAGAGTTTTAAAAAAACTCTCAAGAGAAGAGATAATAAATATAGAAAATGGTGATATTGTAATAATAAATCAAAATGCTTTAAGTTCAATTTTCAAAGGAATTGCTGTATGA
- a CDS encoding glycosyl transferase, translating to MNFKKYIKAVGTGPKGNKDLTTDEVSDAIEQILTNKATQAQIGAFLIAWRTKLETNDELKGAIIALRKFMKFKEIKDSIELGYSYDGRCENPFLFPLFENILEEFYKKNSDIRRLNLVISGDFLQPAKVGITTKEIFTNIDKGQYIHFFDRVEYLKELSDITQIRHELGLRTAFNTVEKLLNPSLSEYGVTTAFHKPYVQKYLDIFAPYFKEIVVVKASEGSPEVFKDGKFWKMQDGNIIEESFCLKDYGITYDKEFENITLEESLNIVKNPDEQILKLARFNVALYLLFSKRVASLDEAWQRLN from the coding sequence ATGAATTTTAAAAAATATATAAAAGCTGTAGGTACAGGTCCAAAAGGAAATAAAGATTTAACTACAGATGAAGTATCAGATGCAATTGAACAAATTTTAACAAATAAAGCAACTCAAGCACAAATAGGAGCATTTTTAATAGCTTGGAGAACAAAACTTGAAACAAATGATGAATTAAAAGGTGCTATTATTGCACTTAGAAAATTTATGAAATTTAAAGAAATAAAAGATTCTATTGAGCTTGGTTATTCATATGATGGAAGATGTGAAAATCCATTTTTATTTCCACTTTTTGAGAATATTTTAGAAGAGTTTTATAAAAAAAATTCAGATATAAGAAGATTAAATTTAGTTATTTCGGGTGATTTTTTACAACCTGCAAAAGTTGGAATCACAACAAAAGAGATTTTTACAAATATTGACAAAGGTCAATATATTCATTTTTTTGATAGGGTAGAATACTTAAAGGAGTTGAGTGATATTACACAAATTCGTCATGAGTTGGGTTTAAGAACAGCTTTTAATACTGTTGAAAAACTTTTAAATCCAAGTCTTAGTGAATATGGAGTAACAACAGCATTTCACAAGCCTTATGTTCAAAAATATTTAGATATTTTTGCTCCATATTTTAAAGAAATTGTTGTTGTAAAAGCAAGTGAAGGAAGTCCTGAAGTATTTAAAGATGGAAAGTTTTGGAAAATGCAAGATGGAAATATAATAGAAGAGAGTTTTTGTTTAAAAGATTATGGAATAACTTATGATAAAGAGTTTGAAAATATAACTTTGGAAGAGTCTTTAAATATAGTTAAAAATCCTGATGAACAGATTTTAAAACTTGCTAGATTTAATGTTGCTTTATATCTTTTATTTTCAAAAAGAGTTGCTTCGTTAGATGAAGCATGGCAAAGACTAAACTAA
- the moaA gene encoding GTP 3',8-cyclase MoaA gives MLIDGFGRKHDYLRVSVTERCNFRCQYCMPEKPFSWVPKENLLSYEDLFKFIKASIDEGIKKVRITGGEPLLREGLDIFIKMIFDYKNDIDLALTTNGYLLPKSAQKLKDAGLKRINISLDSLNPATAAKMAQKDVLDTVLEGIQKASDVGLKIKINCVPVKGVNDNDILEVLEFCKTKGYTVRFIEFMENHHAKDGAKGLNSDEIKAIISQKYPNFKMVPRDTSSPAQYYELEDGFQFGIIEPHKDDFCAQCNRIRLTAEGFLIPCLYFEDAMSIKDAVQNNRIDEAVEILKKVLAGKPEKNRWSVKDDNEVSSRAFYQTGG, from the coding sequence ATGTTAATAGACGGATTTGGAAGAAAACACGATTATCTAAGAGTTTCAGTAACTGAAAGATGTAATTTTAGATGTCAATATTGTATGCCTGAGAAACCTTTTTCGTGGGTACCAAAAGAAAATTTACTTTCTTATGAAGATTTATTTAAATTTATAAAAGCTTCAATTGATGAAGGGATAAAAAAAGTAAGAATAACAGGAGGAGAACCACTTTTAAGAGAGGGACTTGATATTTTTATAAAAATGATATTTGATTATAAGAATGATATAGATTTAGCTTTAACAACGAATGGATATTTATTACCAAAATCAGCACAAAAATTAAAAGATGCTGGACTAAAAAGAATAAATATCTCTCTTGATTCATTAAATCCTGCAACTGCTGCTAAAATGGCACAAAAAGACGTTTTAGATACAGTTTTAGAAGGTATTCAAAAAGCAAGCGATGTTGGACTTAAAATTAAGATAAATTGTGTTCCTGTAAAAGGAGTAAATGATAATGATATATTGGAAGTTTTAGAATTTTGTAAAACAAAAGGATATACAGTAAGATTTATAGAATTTATGGAAAACCATCACGCGAAAGATGGAGCGAAAGGATTAAATTCTGATGAGATAAAAGCAATAATTTCTCAAAAATATCCTAATTTTAAAATGGTTCCAAGAGATACAAGTTCTCCTGCTCAGTATTATGAACTTGAAGATGGTTTCCAATTTGGAATAATAGAACCACATAAAGATGATTTTTGTGCTCAGTGTAATAGAATAAGATTAACAGCTGAAGGATTTTTAATACCATGCCTATATTTTGAAGATGCAATGAGTATAAAAGATGCAGTGCAAAATAATAGAATTGATGAAGCAGTAGAAATATTAAAAAAAGTATTAGCAGGAAAACCAGAAAAAAATAGATGGTCTGTAAAAGATGATAATGAAGTCTCTTCTAGAGCTTTCTATCAAACAGGTGGATAA
- a CDS encoding sodium-dependent bicarbonate transport family permease → MDINLIAQNILNPPILFFFLGMLAVFLKSDLTIPQPLPKLFSLYLLIAIGLHGGYELSKSGLNLYILKALSLAVFMAFLVPIYSYFILRTKLDTYNSVALAATYGSISAVTFITGITYLQTIGVEYGGYMVAAMTLMESPAIVIGLVFAALFAKKNENFSKTNWSEIFKEAFLNPSVFLLIGALIIGILTGEKGWTSMEPLFGALFKGILAFFLLDMGIVAAKRIYESKKLGFFLIAFAIVMPIFNALVAMGLGYYFGISKGDAFLLALLSGSASYIAVPAAMRLSVPEANPGIYLPLSLAITFPFNISIGIPLYYFLINLLWG, encoded by the coding sequence ATGGACATAAATTTAATAGCTCAAAATATTTTAAACCCTCCGATTTTGTTCTTTTTCTTAGGAATGTTGGCTGTATTTTTAAAGTCAGATTTGACAATACCACAACCTCTTCCTAAACTTTTTTCTTTATATTTATTAATTGCTATTGGTCTTCATGGTGGATATGAACTATCAAAAAGTGGTTTGAATCTATATATTTTAAAAGCTCTTTCTTTAGCCGTATTCATGGCTTTTCTAGTTCCTATTTATAGTTATTTTATCTTAAGAACTAAGCTTGATACCTATAATTCTGTGGCATTAGCTGCCACTTATGGATCTATTAGTGCTGTTACTTTTATAACAGGAATTACGTATTTACAGACAATTGGTGTGGAATATGGTGGTTATATGGTTGCTGCTATGACTTTAATGGAATCTCCAGCTATTGTAATAGGACTTGTATTTGCAGCACTTTTTGCAAAAAAAAATGAAAATTTTTCTAAAACAAACTGGAGTGAGATATTTAAAGAAGCTTTTTTAAATCCTTCAGTTTTTTTATTGATAGGGGCTTTGATTATAGGAATTTTAACAGGTGAAAAAGGTTGGACTTCAATGGAGCCACTTTTTGGAGCTTTATTTAAAGGAATTCTTGCATTTTTTCTTTTAGATATGGGGATAGTTGCTGCAAAAAGAATATATGAATCAAAAAAACTAGGCTTTTTTTTAATTGCATTTGCGATAGTGATGCCAATATTTAATGCTCTTGTAGCAATGGGATTAGGATATTATTTTGGAATCTCAAAAGGCGATGCTTTCTTATTAGCACTTTTAAGTGGAAGTGCGTCGTATATAGCAGTTCCAGCAGCTATGAGGTTATCTGTTCCTGAAGCTAATCCAGGAATTTATTTGCCTTTAAGTTTAGCAATAACTTTTCCATTTAATATCTCAATAGGAATACCTTTATACTACTTTTTAATAAATCTTTTATGGGGTTAA
- a CDS encoding P-II family nitrogen regulator codes for MKNMKKIEVIVETVYLNRLLDLLKQKGITGYTIIRDIQGCGGHGLKMADEITDVFSNNYIFTVCDEEKFLFMIEDIRTFIKKYGGKCIITDVMLLQ; via the coding sequence ATGAAAAATATGAAAAAAATTGAAGTAATAGTTGAAACAGTCTATTTAAATAGATTATTAGATTTATTAAAACAAAAAGGAATAACAGGATATACAATTATACGAGATATTCAAGGTTGTGGAGGACATGGACTAAAGATGGCAGATGAAATAACTGATGTATTTAGTAATAATTATATATTTACTGTTTGTGATGAAGAAAAATTTCTTTTTATGATAGAAGATATTAGAACTTTTATCAAAAAATATGGTGGTAAGTGCATTATCACTGATGTTATGTTATTGCAATAA